A single window of Methylocella tundrae DNA harbors:
- a CDS encoding TOBE domain-containing protein: MLESPRKRAARPALKAALSARVLRHDLSTAMTTLFFEDGELRAPLITDPIGSGVIVTIYARDVSIALSRPMDVSITNRLPGEIVDISHLDPPYVRVTFSLGATRLHALVTRESVERLALVPGLRAWVMIKAVAISRRDLKPDRAPQPRPWPLDQNSSPGKP, encoded by the coding sequence ATGTTGGAAAGCCCCAGAAAACGCGCGGCGCGCCCGGCCCTCAAGGCCGCCCTTTCGGCGCGCGTGCTGCGTCACGATCTTTCAACGGCGATGACCACGCTTTTTTTCGAGGATGGCGAGCTGCGCGCGCCCTTGATCACCGATCCGATCGGCTCCGGCGTCATCGTCACCATCTATGCGCGCGATGTGTCCATTGCCTTGTCGCGGCCGATGGATGTGTCGATCACCAACCGCCTGCCCGGCGAGATCGTGGACATCTCTCATCTCGATCCGCCCTATGTCCGGGTGACATTCAGTCTCGGCGCTACACGCCTTCACGCGCTCGTCACGCGCGAATCGGTGGAGCGGCTGGCGCTCGTGCCCGGCCTTCGCGCCTGGGTCATGATCAAAGCTGTCGCGATATCGAGACGCGACCTCAAGCCGGATCGCGCTCCACAGCCGCGACCCTGGCCTTTGGATCAAAATTCCAGTCCAGGGAAGCCGTAA
- a CDS encoding TOBE domain-containing protein: MKISARNALEGTIKEVHMGATTAHVEIELKGGGIVTASITNEAVEDLGLAVGKKATAIIKSSDVIVAVD, translated from the coding sequence ATGAAAATTTCCGCCCGCAATGCGCTTGAAGGCACCATTAAGGAAGTCCACATGGGCGCGACCACCGCGCATGTCGAAATCGAGCTCAAGGGCGGTGGAATCGTCACCGCTTCCATCACCAATGAAGCGGTCGAGGATCTCGGCCTGGCGGTTGGGAAGAAGGCCACCGCCATTATCAAATCATCCGACGTGATCGTTGCCGTCGATTAA
- a CDS encoding polyhydroxyalkanoic acid system family protein, with protein sequence MSKSIVIIVPHALGTEAAKKRISERIDVLRTAYIDKLGYSEISWAGDQANVRVVAFAQTVTAQIDVMPDSLRVEAQLPWLLASLANKIQGVLTSNAKDSLKIGYTPPKG encoded by the coding sequence ATGTCGAAATCGATCGTCATCATCGTGCCGCACGCTCTTGGGACCGAAGCGGCGAAGAAGCGCATTTCGGAGCGCATCGACGTGCTGCGAACGGCCTATATCGACAAACTGGGCTATTCTGAAATCAGCTGGGCCGGCGATCAGGCCAATGTGCGCGTTGTCGCTTTTGCCCAGACCGTGACGGCGCAGATCGACGTCATGCCGGACAGCTTGCGCGTCGAGGCGCAACTCCCTTGGCTGCTTGCGTCATTGGCCAACAAGATCCAGGGGGTGCTGACCTCCAACGCGAAGGATTCGCTGAAAATCGGCTATACGCCGCCGAAAGGCTGA